Below is a genomic region from Helianthus annuus cultivar XRQ/B chromosome 2, HanXRQr2.0-SUNRISE, whole genome shotgun sequence.
ctaatttccttttttttttaggatttctCGAAAGTGCAGCAAAAAGGTACAGTAGTGTTGCTATATATAGATGCTAACCgttttgtgtttggttttatgCAGCTTGGCTGAGCAAATATGGTGGCAATAGGTTTTGGGCAATGGAATTGTGGATTAAGTTGCAAATTAAGGTTTAGTTTGCATTAAACGTCAGTAGTTTCTGAATGCTGGATggtttaaattataaaatatctGAATGGttggttttttatataaaatcttgGACAATGGTTTTTGATGGAAATTCTAAGTCAAAATGGTTTCAGAAAACGGCAAACCAACCCAGCTGGTTTGGCTCGGCTGGCCCGTTTGAACCTTTTTTTTAATCATTAGCTTGTGTAAAGTTTTTATGTGTTTTGCCAAAATGAGATGCGGATATTACACATTCATATATATGGATATTTCATAACTTTGGTTTTGACCTAGAATAACTCTTCTAGGTGTTAATACTCGGCGCACACCAACACACAACGAGTGTAATCAATGTTTTATAGGTATAGGATCATCAATAAAGTAGACTAACATGGAAACGACAAAAAAGTATCTTTACATGAAAAATGAGTAGTCGAAGAAGACGCACTTTAGAGACCTTGGATCCATCTTGGTAATAGTCGGAACATGCCAAGGACCATGGTACATCATACACATGCGATTACCTAATCCCAAGGCCCACACGTGTAATTAGTATTAACATTATAAACTAATTCCTATGATTACAAGTAATTGTAAATCAATAttattgaaactgaaagagttacaTAGGTGCCAAACTGGGGGCATTATTTTTTTCACCTTAAACTCATACATGGTTACAAACAAATAGACAGACGTTTACAGTATAATCCTCCTACACATACCAGAGTTATGGGTAGGGTCTGCGGAGGGTGTGATGGGGcaaaccttacctctatcccagGGAACAAATAGAGATGTCCAACTCCAAAGACATAGTTATAGTTGCTTACTTCCGGACCAAACATCAATGTCCAAACTGCAGTCTGAGGCAAGATTCAGATCTATGTTGTTGTGGGAGTGTTTTCCACCACTCCACAAATGTAGATTTCTCCAAAAACACATCATTGTTGAGCTCTTCTGTCTGAACCCACTCCCTCACTTGTTTCTCTAGACCAACAATCTGATCCTTAACTTCAGCAAACGGTTTCCTCCTCAGCTCTTCCACTTTAGCCCAAAAAATGGTCTCCGAGCTAGACCCTTCATTGAGCCTATGAGCATGCTCGTGCCACCTTTGAGTATACTTGTAACGTTTCGGTCGACCACCATCTCTCAAGTAGGTTCCAGTGTCCTCATCTTTCGAGTGCCTATAATAGTTAGCTATGTCTAGTGGCTCCACCAGTTTCCTGAACTTGGTTCCAAGCTCGACCCACTCGGGCCGGCTCTCGAACCCATCTGGGAGTTCGTATCGTTTCAACATCTCTACAATCTCATCCCAAATGCCTGCAAGTTCCAGCCTTTTCACATTTGCATTGAAGTCAGGAGTACCCTTTTGAATCTTGAAAGCGTCATAATAACCGATCTTGCGATCGTTACACGCCTTTTGATAATCGGCTATCACATCGTGCATTTTTATGATCATTGGTATCTTTGAATCAATCGTCTTTTGGTATTccaactttttcttttcaaatgcTTGTGCTGCTCGAAGACATAGCCTAGCTCGCGTGCTCTGCACAAATATTAATAGAGTTGTTATAAGAGTCATGTTCGCGGGTTGGCAGGTTGAACCTGGCATGACCCCGAAAATTTGACATGACACGGACATGAAAATCATGTCACACGTGAACACGAACACGACGCATGTAGTATTGGCGGGTTGACACGAACATTACCTGTTTATACTGAAAAAAGTATTTTAACATTTTTTTGTTTTGCATATTAATACTTTAAATTCTAAATTTACATATTATTTCTATTTTCTTAAGCAATTATCTTTAAACTATGCCAACTTATTTTACAACTTTTGAATTTTGGCATAAAACAAAATACCCAAATAGTTTAAGCAATTACATAAACACACtttagaaaataataaataaataaatgggcTAAACGGGTTAATCCATGAACTGTTGGTTCACATGAACACAGTCGTTTGGCTAACGGCGTTCGACCCAAAACTGATTAGAATCCGTTTGGAATAAACCCAAACTTGCGACTTTGTGTTAGATTTATGTTGTGTCATACATTCACACCAGATAGCTCTTTAACTCTAATTCGTTGCATGAAACTGagataaaaaaaacaaacccaaATTGACCCATTCAGAATTGAAAACTATGTCTGTAAAATATTATTACAGTGTTACAAATACTCACCAGGCCAAGATCCTTTAGAGCTGCGTTTATAGATGCAGTGTCACCGGAAGCATTAGTGTTTGCAGACAATGGGATCtccgtatcatcatcatcatcatcgtccaAGTACACAACATCTTGCATCCCTAATAAACTGTCTTCTAGTTCCTTATTGTAATCCATATATAAGCTTCTGCTTGTTGCATCTTTAACTTCAGACTCATCACCGGGCTGACAACAATAAAACAGAATCTGAAGAACTGCATTTGGGTTCTTTACACAAACCAGTTTCCCATTTCCGGTACAAAAGATAAAGGTTCCGGAAGGTCTGTAAGGACTAAGTTCAACAAAACTGGATATGATTTCAAGTAATGAGTTGGTACTCCCCATTAGATTACAAGCTGCGTGACTAGCAACAGACGATGCGTTCTTCAAAACCGTTTTGAAAAAAGTCAAAGCTTCTTGGGAGATCAGGATGGATGATTTATGAAAGTTGCTTGATTTCGGATTGAAGAAATCAAGAATTTGACCAAATTTAGTTTTAAGGGAGGAGTAGGGGGCTAGTGTTATTTGAGGAACAATGTCGTATCTTCCTACGAAATGCAGAAAGAAACGAGCCCAGTTCTCTCGGTTTAGAGCGTGTGTGAATATACGGTCGCCTACAAGTGGTGACCCAAAAGTTAAACATTTACACGGGTCGCCGCTAGATCTTGTGTACTTCTCCAGGTACCAGACGGCTGCTAAGATCGCCACCGGGCCACCCGAAGAGTGACCTGTGAATATTATGGGCTTTGCTTTCTTGATTGCTTTCTCCACCTGCAGTAGATAAGATAATACTGTTGAATTACCAAGTAGAGTTACATGATGTATAACTGTAAAAAGAAACTTGACAAAATGCGTTTAGAAGTCAAAGTCAACGCCTGGGATGGAAGGAAGGAGTTACCTCAGCCTGCAATGTTTGCAGAAGAAGAGCTTGAAATCGACGAAAGAAGCCTTGATTGATCTTTGCAGGTTCGTTATTACCGACGCTTTTTAGTGATGGAAAGAGTGAAGGATCGATGGTAATCTCTCCAAAAGGCTCATGGGAGTAAAAATCTTGATCAGCCCATGATCCACCAAACGCAAAAACAGTATCCTCACTGCCAGATTCCTTTATATACCCACTGGACTTGTGTGATCTCACAGCTAAACAACAAGCTTTTATCATCTGAGCTTCTGTAACACCTAATTTCTCTTCCATCTCTCTTGTTTCCTGTCCTGTGGCCAGCGAGGGAGGGAGGGGGGTTCTTCAAAGTTTTCTCAGGGAGAGTTTTGTCATTTCATAAGTCTTCTTGGTTGACTCTAGTGTTGTTTTCCCTGCAATTTACCACACAAAGGAAAATGAATAATAACGACTTTACATACAAACTAGTGGGAATAAATTCTGTCGCCATAACTCGTTCTATAcgctagaaaaaaaaaacttttaaaaagcattctttaaaaacaaaaaataaatgcCTTCTCTAAAAAattaaataacatttttttaaagacaacattttataaaaatagataaaaataatgataataagagttaataataataataagacaAAATCTCAAAAATAACCTTTATGTTATAAAAGGCTGGTGAAAAGGCCATGATAAAAGCATGTGAGGTAATTTAACTGAGTTTTTGGATGACGTTAATTGTAAAGGTTATAGAATGTaataaaacatgaacataaacgtTGGGTTTGGCCGATTTTGTGACACTTCGTGTTTTCCCGAACAACCTTATTGTATAATACAATTATGTAAAGCTATTAAATAAAAATCTATGATTAATTGTTGTGAAATATGTGTATTTTCGTGATTACGTGATAATGTGTGATATAGATACTTAATTAAATGGGTACAAGTAAGTGTACAAGTTGTGAACCGAACCACGCGGTTCCGACTCGAGACTAGCCGGTCTCGACTTGGGATCTCCTTTCTGCTGAAGAGCGGATTACACCCACACACGTGAATTCGGCCCAACGCCTCATCaggcccactcgaaacccttTAGGGTGCGCCACTTTT
It encodes:
- the LOC110919465 gene encoding protein EDS1L, producing MEEKLGVTEAQMIKACCLAVRSHKSSGYIKESGSEDTVFAFGGSWADQDFYSHEPFGEITIDPSLFPSLKSVGNNEPAKINQGFFRRFQALLLQTLQAEVEKAIKKAKPIIFTGHSSGGPVAILAAVWYLEKYTRSSGDPCKCLTFGSPLVGDRIFTHALNRENWARFFLHFVGRYDIVPQITLAPYSSLKTKFGQILDFFNPKSSNFHKSSILISQEALTFFKTVLKNASSVASHAACNLMGSTNSLLEIISSFVELSPYRPSGTFIFCTGNGKLVCVKNPNAVLQILFYCCQPGDESEVKDATSRSLYMDYNKELEDSLLGMQDVVYLDDDDDDDTEIPLSANTNASGDTASINAALKDLGLSTRARLCLRAAQAFEKKKLEYQKTIDSKIPMIIKMHDVIADYQKACNDRKIGYYDAFKIQKGTPDFNANVKRLELAGIWDEIVEMLKRYELPDGFESRPEWVELGTKFRKLVEPLDIANYYRHSKDEDTGTYLRDGGRPKRYKYTQRWHEHAHRLNEGSSSETIFWAKVEELRRKPFAEVKDQIVGLEKQVREWVQTEELNNDVFLEKSTFVEWWKTLPQQHRSESCLRLQFGH